TTACAATGGTTACGGCTGCATCCATTTATTATATAATTCCAAGAATTTATAATACAGAAATACACAGTGTAAAAATAGCCAATATCCATTTCTGGCTTGTCCTTATAGGCCAGCTAATATTCTCCATCACCCTCTGGATAACAGGCATACAGCAGGGTGCTCTTCAGAAGGCAGTCAATCCTGATGGAAGCCTTAAATACGCCATGGTTGAGATAATTGCAAAAAATTATCCTTACTGGGAGATGCGAACCGTGGGAGGAATAATATTCACCATCGGCATGGTTTTCTTTATTTACAACGTTTACATGACAATCAGGAAGGGCAAAAAGGCCCTCCAGCAGGCATAGGAGGTGGGAGATGGCAGGACTTCATGATGCTCTTCACAGAAAGCCAGTAATATTTACAATCCTTGCAACACTTACAGTTCTTGCAGGGACAATCGTTACAATGCTCTATCCAATGCTTAGACCTGAAATGCATCCAAAACTTGAAAACCTCAATCCCTATACAGCCCTCCAGCTTGCTGGAAGGGATATTTATCAGAGAGAGGGATGTTTTTACTGCCACACACAGACAGTTAGACCTTTAAAAACCGAGGTTCTGAGATATGGAGAATACTCAAAGGCTGGTGAGTTTGCCTATGACCATCCCTTTCTCTGGGGCTCAAAAAGAACAGGTCCTGACCTTGCGAGGATAGGTGGAAAATACCCTGATGCCTGGCATTACAGGCACATGGAAAACCCGAGACTATTCTTTAAGGAATCCAATATGCCATCCTATGCCTTCCTGAAAGATAGAAGGCTTAATCCTTTAGAGGTTGAAAGACATATGAAGGCCCTGGGCTTTCCATATACAAAAGAAGAGATAGAGGCATTAAAGGATAAAACCGAGATGGATGCCATTGTTGCCTATCTTCAGGTGATAGGAACTGCAGTGAAGAAAAAGGAAATGGTAGAGGCAAAGTTTGTGGAGGAAAAAAATCCTCTTGCTGGTAAAATAGAGGCTATTAAAAGAGGGAAAGAACTGTATAAAAAGAATTGTGAAATCTGTCATGGTGAAGACGGAAAAGGTGGCATAGGTCCTTCACTGAGAGACAATGTATGGCTTAATAGACAAGGTGATATAAGCGATGGCAGGATCTTTTCCATAATCTTTGACGGAACCGAGGCTGGCATGCCAGCCTATGGAACACAGATGGACAGAGAATCTATATGGTCTCTGGTTTCTTATATCAGAGATATTCAGGTTAAAAAATAGGAGGTAAATTATGGCTGAGGAACTTGACAGTTTAAAAGAATTTGAAACAGAGGAGACATTGAGGAGAAAGATTCCGGTTGGATGGCTCATTCTCTTCTGGGCACTGATACTCTGGGGAATATATTATTTTATTTCCTATACACCTTCAATAAGCGGATGGTCACAGGAAAAGGCATTTTTAGAACAGCAAAGCATACCAGCCGAGCGCCAGCAATAAAGGAGGTCCCATGGACATAACAGTCATCGCAACAATAGGTTTCACCAGTCTTGCGGCAATCGGTATACTTTATTTACTCATTACCATGAGGAAGAAATGACAGCCACATTATATCTACTATTTGGCCTGACTCTTGTTACAGCACTTACTATAACAATTCTCTTTTATTACTCAAAAAAAAGAAAGAAAAAGGTGGAGGAGCCTAAATACAGGATGCTTCAAGATGACTAAGTCCATTCAGGGCTGGAGATGGATTGTCAAGCTCCTCCACGCCCTTGTTCTTCTTGGTACTCCTTTTTTAAAGATAGATGGACAGAGTGTCCTCAGATTTGATATGCCGAGCCTGAGATTATATTTCTTTGGAATTGTCCTCTGGATGGATGAATTCTTCATTGTCCTCGCAGCAACGCTCTTTCTTACCTTTCTAATAGTCTTTATTACTGTGGTTTTTGGAAGGGTCTGGTGTGGCTGGTTATGTCCCCAGACTGTAATAAGTGATATAACAGGTTTTATTGAAAAGACCTCAAAAAAAGGAATTATATATAAAGTATCAGGCATGGTAGCAGTATTTCTGATAAGTATGATAATAGGTGCAAGTCTTATATGGTATTTTGTATCTCCCTATGATTTTTTTCAAAGATTAACCTCATGGCAACTTGGTGAGGTGATCTGGGGATTCTGGATTGTACTGACTATTATATTGTTCCTGAACTTTACACTGGTAAGAAGAAGATTCTGTGCCACTGTCTGCCCTTATGCCAGGGCACAGAGCCTTTTATTTGACGATAAAACCTTGATTATTGCCTTTGACAGAAAGAGAAAAGATGAATGCCTTGATTGCAGGGCCTGCGTTAAGGTCTGCCCTGTAGGAATAGATATCCGGAAAGGTCCGGATATTGCCTGTATAAGTTGTGCAGAATGTATTGACAGTTGCGGAGAGATATTCAGGGCAAAGGGTAAAAAGGGTTTGATAAATTACTTCTTCGGTGAGACTGATAAAAAGAGTATGATCAGGCAGAGTGCAGTGATAACAGGACTGCTCAGCCTGCTCTCCCTTTTTTTATTTATACATTTACTGAAAATCAGAAAGGATTTGGATATTACGGTAATTCCTGATTACCAATTCAGACCAAAGATAACTGGCACAGGTGAACTTATCAATGCCTTTGTTATATCAGTTGAGAACAGGCATGACAGGGATAAAAGAATTATCATGAGAAGCGATGGAAATGTTAAAATTATACCAGATAGTATTACTGTCAGGGCTGGAGAGGTTCAGAGGACAAAGGTCTTTGTTATATCCAGTGGTATAACCAATACATTTAATTTAACATTTATATCAGACTCTCAAAATATAACTGAAGAGATCACCATAATAAAGCCATGAAAGCGCTCGTAATTATAGTAACAATCATAGGTCTCGGAGCTGTAGCAGGCTCCATAATAGTTGGCAGAATGGTTTTTGATGGAAAGGTTGTAGAGAAACCTTATGAAACAGGTCTGATCTATGATGAAATAGAAAGAGCTAAATCAGAGATGGAACTTGAGATATTAAATCCTGTATTCAGAAAAGGAGAGAACGAACTCCTGTTCATGATAAAGGACAGAAAAGGTAATGTCCCTGAAGAATCCAGGATCAAGCTTACTGTGGGTAGACCGTACACCGCTTCCTTTGACAGGGAATATATGGTAAATCTAACCGGACCGGCAACATTCAGGGCTAAGGTAGATTTTCCTTTATATGGATACTGGGATATAAGGGTAAGCCTTACAAATAACCAGAAACCTGTTATACTGGAAAAACGCATATTTGTAGAAGGAGGTAAGGAATTATGAGAAGAACAATTTTTTTAGTACTCTTTATTCTTTTCCTAACTTTTCCGGTTTTTTCCCAGCAGTTAAAAAATCCCTATGCCGGAAATCAGCTGGCCCTTAAGGAAGGTGCAGAGGTATATAAGAAAAATTGTGAAGCCTGCCACGGACCAGGAGGAAGAGGAGATATATGCCCTGACTTGACTAAAAAGACAAAGAAATATGGTAATAGTGATGCAGACCTTTTCTTCTCCATAGCAAAGGGAAGACCAGGAGGGATGCCTAACTGGGACACCACCCTTGGAACAGAGAAGATATGGAAGGTAATAACCTATCTCAGGAGTATAGAGAAATAGGTTAAGATTGAGAAAGATATTAATATTAATTATCCTGTTTTTCTTTAGCCCTGCCTGCAGGCTTCAGGCTGATTGTGATATAAATGAAGGTCCCTGCAGGAAAAATATTAATAAAGGAAGTGTTATCCTTGATATTTATCCAAGACCTGTAAGAGCTATGAGGGAATTGCAATTTTCTGTTCACACTGAGGGACTCAAAAATTATGATTCTCTTAAGATTTCCCTTTCAATGCCCGGGATGTATATGGGAAAAAATGAGATAATGCTCCTGTCTAAGGCTCCCCATATCTACGAAGGAAGAGGTGTCATACCCAGATGCGCAAGCGGAAAAACCCTATGGCAGGCAGATATATTTATACCAGAACACGGGATCATCAGTTTTAGATTCAATGTTAGGTGATAGCTCGGTTTTTCTTCTAATGTTCGGTACTGGTTTTTTTGGCGGATTCGGCCATTGCACAGGTATGTGCGGCCCTCTTATAGCCACCTACTGTCTAACCATTCCCCAGTCACCTTTTGAAAAATCTTTAACCCATCTCATTTACCATTCCGGAAGACTTATGAGCTACAGCCTCATAGGTGGTTTTATGGGGCTTTCGGGATCTTTTATTTCTATGGCAGGCTCAATAACCATAATTCAATCAATTGCAATGGCACTGGCAGGAATATTCATGATAATGACAGGCTTTTCAATTCTATACTCTGGTATTTCATCCCCTAAGAGGTTTGTCCTTTTAAAATTAATCCCGGATGTGATAAAAAAAATCTCAGAGACAGTCGGTACCGGTAAATTTTTTCCTCTCGGATTGATTAATGGAATTATACCATGCGGTCTTTCTTATACTGCCTACATTGCTGCTGCAGGTACTGGTGCATCTGAGGTAAATCCGGCTCAGGGATTCCTGAAAGGAATGTTTTTGCTACTTCTTTTTGGTTCTGGAACCCTTCCTTCTCTTCTGCTTCTCACTTACCTGATATCAAAAGGTAAATCAATTATAAGAAAAAGACTTTACGGCCTCGCAGGAGTCTTTATAATACTATCGGGATCAGTGTTTTTATACAGGTCAATACTTTTTGTGGCAAATGAATGATCGAGAAAAAAAGACAAAAAAATGATTCTCCTTTATCCTTATCTGATCTTAGATGCAGCCATTGTCTCGGGGAGGTAAATAAAGAGGCAATCCATGATGAGATTGATGGAAAGAGGCTGATATTCTGCTGCCAGGGCTGTAATATTATATACAGGATTATCAATGAACAGGGTCTCGGAGAGTTTTATGAAAAAAGGTATGGATGGCAGCCCGGCAGACCTGAAATAAAGGAGGTTAAAGAAGAGGATTTCAGGGATTATATTAAAAAAACCTCTTCTCAGGAACTTGAACTGGAATTTGTTATTTCTGGAATAAGGTGTGCTTCCTGTATATGGCTCATCGAGAGATTTATTAAAAAATCTGCTGGTGTAACTTCAATAAGAATTAATTATGCAACTCACAGAGCAAAGATAAGATGGCAGCACGAGAGGATAACATTAAAAGATATATTAAAAAAAATAACATCCCTCGGTTATATACCAAAACCCGCGATAATTACGGATCAAGAGGAAGAACTTAAAAGAGAGAAAACAGACTTACTCATAAGATTTGGCACAGCAGCATTCTTTTCCATGCAGCTCATGATATACACCTCTGCACTCTATGCCGGATATTTTCAGGGGATCGAAGAATCAATAAGAAGGCTCTTTCAGCTCATAGCATGGGCGCTTGCCACACCTGTTATGTTTTACTGTGGCTATCCCTTCATGAAAAATGCTATAAAGGGATTAAAAAATAAAACCATCAATATGGATATTCTCATCTTCCTCGGTTCTTTCAGTGCCTATGCATACAGTGTTGCCATTATCATTCTAAATTATCTTCAGCCTTCAACCCTACTTTCTCAAACAGAGGTCTATTTTGACACATCGGCAATGATTATCACCATGATACTTCTAGGTAGATTTATTGAGCAGGGTGCAAGGATAAAGGCCTTCTCTGTTATCAGGGCATTGATAGGGCTTCAGCCAAAGGAGGCAAGGCTCTTGAAGGATTCAGAGGAGGTAATGGTAAGTATAGGAGAATTAAAACCTGATGACAGGATTATCATTAAACCTGGTGAGAGGATACCTGCTGATGGTGTGGTTATTGATGGCATTTCAGAGGTTGATGAGTCTATGCTCACTGGTGAGTCAATGCCTGTTCTTAAAAAGATAAATTCAGAGGTCTTTGCAGGAACAATAAACATTAACGGAAGATTGATTGTTAAGGTAAAAGAAGCAAAGGACACAGTACTATCTAAGATAACTTCTGCAGTTCTTGATGCACAGATAAAAAAGGTCAGGATACAGAGCATTGCTGATAGGGCAGTCACTGTATTCGTGCCGGGAATAATTGCCATAGCATTTTTCACCTTTCTTTATTGGTATCTAGAGGCTGGTCAGGTAATCGCCCTCATGAATGCTGTTTCGGTTCTTGTGATTGCCTGTCCCTGTGCCCTAGGTCTGGCAACACCTCTTGCAATACTTACAGGTTCTACAGCACTCTATTCTTCAGGAATAATCATCAGGGAACCAGGTGTCATAGAAAATATTGCCGAAGCAGAGATACTCTGTCTGGACAAAACAGGAACATTAACAGAGGGAAAACCTGTTCTCAAAGAGGTTATTTGCTATGGTATTGAAGAGAATGAACTCCTCCTTATCGGAGCATCTCTTGAGAAAGCATCAGAACATTCCCTTGCCAGGGCAATAACGGAAAGGGTGAAAGAAAAGGACCTTCTTTCCGTAAAAGACTTTGAATCTCATCCCGGACTGGGGAT
Above is a window of Thermodesulfovibrionales bacterium DNA encoding:
- a CDS encoding 4Fe-4S binding protein, giving the protein MTKSIQGWRWIVKLLHALVLLGTPFLKIDGQSVLRFDMPSLRLYFFGIVLWMDEFFIVLAATLFLTFLIVFITVVFGRVWCGWLCPQTVISDITGFIEKTSKKGIIYKVSGMVAVFLISMIIGASLIWYFVSPYDFFQRLTSWQLGEVIWGFWIVLTIILFLNFTLVRRRFCATVCPYARAQSLLFDDKTLIIAFDRKRKDECLDCRACVKVCPVGIDIRKGPDIACISCAECIDSCGEIFRAKGKKGLINYFFGETDKKSMIRQSAVITGLLSLLSLFLFIHLLKIRKDLDITVIPDYQFRPKITGTGELINAFVISVENRHDRDKRIIMRSDGNVKIIPDSITVRAGEVQRTKVFVISSGITNTFNLTFISDSQNITEEITIIKP
- a CDS encoding sulfite exporter TauE/SafE family protein, which codes for MLGDSSVFLLMFGTGFFGGFGHCTGMCGPLIATYCLTIPQSPFEKSLTHLIYHSGRLMSYSLIGGFMGLSGSFISMAGSITIIQSIAMALAGIFMIMTGFSILYSGISSPKRFVLLKLIPDVIKKISETVGTGKFFPLGLINGIIPCGLSYTAYIAAAGTGASEVNPAQGFLKGMFLLLLFGSGTLPSLLLLTYLISKGKSIIRKRLYGLAGVFIILSGSVFLYRSILFVANE
- a CDS encoding cation-translocating P-type ATPase yields the protein MIEKKRQKNDSPLSLSDLRCSHCLGEVNKEAIHDEIDGKRLIFCCQGCNIIYRIINEQGLGEFYEKRYGWQPGRPEIKEVKEEDFRDYIKKTSSQELELEFVISGIRCASCIWLIERFIKKSAGVTSIRINYATHRAKIRWQHERITLKDILKKITSLGYIPKPAIITDQEEELKREKTDLLIRFGTAAFFSMQLMIYTSALYAGYFQGIEESIRRLFQLIAWALATPVMFYCGYPFMKNAIKGLKNKTINMDILIFLGSFSAYAYSVAIIILNYLQPSTLLSQTEVYFDTSAMIITMILLGRFIEQGARIKAFSVIRALIGLQPKEARLLKDSEEVMVSIGELKPDDRIIIKPGERIPADGVVIDGISEVDESMLTGESMPVLKKINSEVFAGTININGRLIVKVKEAKDTVLSKITSAVLDAQIKKVRIQSIADRAVTVFVPGIIAIAFFTFLYWYLEAGQVIALMNAVSVLVIACPCALGLATPLAILTGSTALYSSGIIIREPGVIENIAEAEILCLDKTGTLTEGKPVLKEVICYGIEENELLLIGASLEKASEHSLARAITERVKEKDLLSVKDFESHPGLGIKGSVDGKEVIIGNARFLEISKISIDERQKRDLKQYSKKGFTIAGIAINNQLKGWFIIADRVAPEAEETLKELKRLNKEPVLITGDRREVASEVAERLGIEKVYSELLPVEKAEIIKKLKKSGKKVIMVGDGINDAPALTEADAGIATGGATDIAVESADAVLMRNNISLLIPLVRLSKKTYSVIKENLLWAFSYNIIAIPLAVSGKIHPIISAVLMAVSSLIVVSNSLKLRQRKMIKYRKGYTYV
- a CDS encoding FixH family protein, which translates into the protein MKALVIIVTIIGLGAVAGSIIVGRMVFDGKVVEKPYETGLIYDEIERAKSEMELEILNPVFRKGENELLFMIKDRKGNVPEESRIKLTVGRPYTASFDREYMVNLTGPATFRAKVDFPLYGYWDIRVSLTNNQKPVILEKRIFVEGGKEL
- a CDS encoding c-type cytochrome; this translates as MRRTIFLVLFILFLTFPVFSQQLKNPYAGNQLALKEGAEVYKKNCEACHGPGGRGDICPDLTKKTKKYGNSDADLFFSIAKGRPGGMPNWDTTLGTEKIWKVITYLRSIEK
- a CDS encoding cbb3-type cytochrome c oxidase subunit II; protein product: MAGLHDALHRKPVIFTILATLTVLAGTIVTMLYPMLRPEMHPKLENLNPYTALQLAGRDIYQREGCFYCHTQTVRPLKTEVLRYGEYSKAGEFAYDHPFLWGSKRTGPDLARIGGKYPDAWHYRHMENPRLFFKESNMPSYAFLKDRRLNPLEVERHMKALGFPYTKEEIEALKDKTEMDAIVAYLQVIGTAVKKKEMVEAKFVEEKNPLAGKIEAIKRGKELYKKNCEICHGEDGKGGIGPSLRDNVWLNRQGDISDGRIFSIIFDGTEAGMPAYGTQMDRESIWSLVSYIRDIQVKK